The Halalkalicoccus tibetensis genome contains the following window.
TCGTCGTCTCCTCTTCCTCGACCGTCTCCTCCTGATCGTCGAGTATCGAGTCGTCCGCGGTCGTGACCGACATGTCCTCTGCGACGAACGTCCGGAGCGGGCCGGGGAGGTAGTCCTGGATCAGCAGCAACACGCAGCCGACGAACACGACCCCGGCCATCATCTGCGGGAAGACGCGCGCGTCGGCCGGGTAGTCCTGCACGATCGGTTCGATCAGGAAGACCGCGCTGAGCCCGATCAGAGCCAACAGCATCACCTGCTCCGCCGTTACCCCATCGAACCGCTCCTTTGTCGACATTGTTGATGTAAGTGAGATGGACCGGTCGATGCCGGCGCTGCTCAGTTGTGCTCCTCGATGAGCTCGATCACGTCGAACTCCTCGTAGGAGTCGAACGCCTCCTCGACGATCTCCTCAGCCCGCTCGGGCCCCTCGTGGTAGACCGGATTGCCCGTCTCGTCGGACCACTCCTGGGTCCGGTCGTCCTCGACGGCCTCCTCGAAGGCGTCGGAGAGCCACTCGTTTCGGCCCTCGGGGGTGCCCGGGGGCGTGTAGACGCCGCGGAACAGCCCGCCGACGAAGTCCATCTCGTCGCCCTCGACCTCGTCGACCGCCTCGTCGATGCCCGGGATGTCGGGATACACTTCGGTCCCCCCGCTGAGGAACGAGACGACCGGGAACGCGTTGCCGGCCTCGACCGTCGAGCGCGTCCCCGCGTCGGTCCCGATCCCACAGGGGACCTCGCCGCTCGCGACCGCCTCGGCGACCGGCCCCGTCCCCGTGTACTGGGGACGTTCCTCCCAGTCCCAGAACTCGTACTCGTATCTCGCGAGCAGCGTGATGATGTCCTGCGGGCTGCCGGGCTCCTGGATGCCGACCGAGGACATCTCGCCGGCCTCGAACAGGTCGAGGACGTCCTGGAACGAGTCGACCTGGTCCTCCCACTCCTCGTTGACGATCAGACACCACGCCGACTCGCCGAACACACAGACGCCCTCGGGATCCCGGATGTCGAACCCGGGGTCGTCGAGCAGCTGCGGGGCGACCTCCAGCGGCGTCGCGCTCCCGAGGATCGTATGGCCGTCGGTGTCGGCACCCATCAGGTCGCCGTAGCCGTTGAGCCCGCCGGCGCCCGGCACGTTGTCGATCTGGATGTTCTCGCCGACGGAGTCCGTCAGCGCCTCGACGATCCCGCGCGCGTAGACATCGGTACCGCCCCCCTGGTCGTAGGGGACGATATAGCGGATGTTCTGTGAGGCTTCCCAGTCCTCGTCCTCGTCCTCGCCACCCCCATCGTCGTCGGCCAGACAGCCGGCGAGGGTCGCTACCGATCCCGCGCCGGCCAACTGGAGAAACCGGCGTCGTCCCGGCCGTACCGTGCTCCTTGTCTGTTCGCCCGCCGTCGGTTCGTGCTGTCGTTCGCTCATGGTTCTGTAGCACCCGACCCTGTCTTGCCATCTACCCTCCCCGGCCGCGCGCCGATCGTCCGGCGCCACGTCCTTGTGTTCCGGTAACGCACGTCAGGGTCTCACTATCACGATTATAGACGGACAATATAAAACTTTCTACAAGGATTCGGCGCTGGGATCGGTGGTGCGTCTCGTCGGCGGTTCAGTCGCCCGAGCTCCCCGATCCGAGCGGGTTCGGACGCAGCTTTATATGCAACGCACGTCAACACGGACCATGGTGATCGTCGCAGCGATCGACAGAAGCGATAGATCGAACGCCATCGTTCGGGAGGCAGCCAGGCTGGGCGAGGCGTTCGACGAGCCCGTCGAGGTCGTTCACGTCCTCACGCGCGAGGAGTTCGTCTCCCTCGAACGGACGAACGTCAGCGAGACCGGCGAGGCGGTGCCCGTCGAGGGGGTCGTCGAGACCGCCGAGGGGATCGCCGAGGAGGCGATCGGCCGGGCCGGCGTTACGGCGACCGCCGTGGGCCTCCTCGGCGATCCGGCCGATGAGATCGTCGAGCACGCCCACGATCGCGACGCCCGGTACGTCGTCGTCGCCGGGCGGAAACGCTCCCCGGTCGGGAAGGCGCTGTTCGGCAGCGTCGTCCAGTCCGTGCTGCTGGGTGCGGAGTGTCCGGTCGTCTCGCTGCGCACCGAGGCGGACGAGGACTAGAGCCGTTCTGAGAGCGCGTCGACCATTTCTTCGGTTCCTGCCGACCCACCGAGGTCCGGCGGCGTCGGTGCCGAATCGTCGGCCAGCACCTCCCGAACTACTTCCCAGAGGTCCTCCGAGACCCCCTCCTCGCCGACGTTCTCGAACAGCATCGCCCCCGAGAGCACCGTCGCGATCGGATTGGCGACCCCCTCGCCGGTGATGTCGGGAGCGCTTCCGTGGACCGGCTCGAACATCGAGGGGTACTCGCCCGAGCGGTTGACGTTTCCGGAGGGTGCGAGGCCCATGCTGCCCGTGACGATCGCGCCGATGTCGGTCAGGATGTCCCCGAAGAGGTTCGAGGCGACGACC
Protein-coding sequences here:
- a CDS encoding Bug family tripartite tricarboxylate transporter substrate binding protein, with protein sequence MSERQHEPTAGEQTRSTVRPGRRRFLQLAGAGSVATLAGCLADDDGGGEDEDEDWEASQNIRYIVPYDQGGGTDVYARGIVEALTDSVGENIQIDNVPGAGGLNGYGDLMGADTDGHTILGSATPLEVAPQLLDDPGFDIRDPEGVCVFGESAWCLIVNEEWEDQVDSFQDVLDLFEAGEMSSVGIQEPGSPQDIITLLARYEYEFWDWEERPQYTGTGPVAEAVASGEVPCGIGTDAGTRSTVEAGNAFPVVSFLSGGTEVYPDIPGIDEAVDEVEGDEMDFVGGLFRGVYTPPGTPEGRNEWLSDAFEEAVEDDRTQEWSDETGNPVYHEGPERAEEIVEEAFDSYEEFDVIELIEEHN
- a CDS encoding universal stress protein; its protein translation is MVIVAAIDRSDRSNAIVREAARLGEAFDEPVEVVHVLTREEFVSLERTNVSETGEAVPVEGVVETAEGIAEEAIGRAGVTATAVGLLGDPADEIVEHAHDRDARYVVVAGRKRSPVGKALFGSVVQSVLLGAECPVVSLRTEADED